The Naumovozyma castellii chromosome 2, complete genome sequence AACAAATATGTGACACTACGTGCTATGCGTACACAACCGCATATTTCGTGCTTTCTATCTATTCTTCACGTGTTAAGACACTACTTAAGGGCAGGAGAACTAAATTGAGGCAGGTTGACTTTTATATAATATGGAATGGGATATTAATTAATGCTGATGTATTGTagataaaatatataaatcTTTACATGATTTCACTTATTCtgttattttctttttcaatcttgGCCAGTCGCCATTCTGCATCGTCCTGATTCAATTCATTCAGtatttcttcctcctcctgTGTGAGTCCGGTTATATCTTGGGTTGGAATCAATTCAGCATCCATTCTAACACTTGGAGCTCCctgtaaatattttatattttctaaagATCGTATTCTTATatcttccaaaaattttttgctatttttattttcgtAAAGATCATCCAGGACTGGATATAAAGAATAATCTGGCCCAAACGAATCTCTGAAAGGAATTTCTTCGGGTATTTCACTTGGTAAAAGCACATTATTGAGTACCCCTGTCTCATATGTCCAGAGTCTTGAGACATTTCTCGGCGTAtaaccaccaccacctaCCACTAACATGGGAATACCGAATgatttaacaaattttaCACATTCACCGTGTGCCTTAATATTTAAGTTAAAACAACCTAAACGGTCATGCCCTAACGAGTCTGCACCACattgttgaataatgaCTGTTGGCTTATATGCCGTTATTAGTGGATCAATAATCGATTTAAATAGATTAATATAggaatcatcatcaattcCATCTTCTAATGGGACATTCATAGCGAAATGTTTTCCCTTGGCGCATCCAATTTCATCGAAATCACCTGTCCCTGGGAAAAATTCACCATTAAACTTatgaaaagaaatggtAAATACCCTATCTGTAGTATAAAATGCTTCTTGCACCCCATCACCATGATgtaaatcaatatcaatgtAAAGGACCCTTGGGTGATATCTTAGTAAATTCAGTATAGATAAAACAATATCGTTAACATAACAGAATCCAGATGGATTGTTCTTCTTGGCATGATGTAACCCACCGGACCAATTGATGGCAATGTCCGATTGatcattaatcaatttCCTCGATGCATCTAACGAAGCACCTGTGTAAAGTGTGCTGTAATcataaatattttggaaaatgggACAATCATCTCCTATGTTAAACTTTTCAAGGGTACCCCTGGGCATCTTAGATAGATTTTCTGGTGTCACTTTGGATAAAAACTCGATATAGTCCTGAGAGTGGAATTGTGACATTTCTTCCCTTGTAGCTTCTCTAGTCTCATAAAGGTCCATGATCTTATGAAGCCCATATGAGGACACAAGATGATCGGTAAGCATGAGACGGAATGGCTTCATTGGATGTCGAACACCATAGTGGTAGTTAGATACCTTTGGATTGAAATGGTATGAGACTCTTGGAGTGTAGGAGGATCCGAACTCGTATTCAAATTGAGGCTGCTCCTTCTTGGTCTTGGAGTCATATGCAAAGGTGGATGACATATTTATCCGTTGTTATAATACAACAAATGAGTACTCTCTATCCTGCTTGTTGTAGAAATTGAATGTACCAATGCTgtttgttattattgttcttgtatttacttttagaaaattaaagatcGCGGATGACGATTTGTGTCAGAATGGTAGCACATAGGTAGCACAAATCGATGAGATACGCAAGTTCTGTTCGAATATGTAgtatattatttgaaaagtatGTTAGCGAATTCTTCGAAAAGTGTTGACCATTAATTTGGTGGACATGGCTCCCATAGCcatgaaaatattttgtagtTAAGAATACTTAGAgattaagaaataaaaatacCTGTAAATGCAGATACAGGAAAGTTAGCATATATATAACTATATTCTTAAAGAAATGGTAACTCTTTACATGGAATAAAGAAAGCATCCTTAGTTGTTAAATCTAGCAGATcttaaatattaaaaaaatgtGACATGTATGAAATCTCGCCAGGCAAGAAACATAAAGATAAAAGACCAACAATACACtctgatttgaaaaagattaAAACACCAATCAAAGCAGTAAACATAAGGAATAACAGATATGACACACAACAGTACAATGAATCTGCCACTAGTTCAGTTCCTAATGGAAAACGACGCAGAACTACTCAAAGTTCCATTATCAGGCCATTTAAGAGACATATACTCGATCTATTTGATACAGATGGAGAATAACCACATCGAGCCACCAACTCATGAACAACTAATAAGCTTTGAGGAGTTTGTAAATGATCTGAAATTCATCTCCGAGGTTGCCCCAGGATCTTTGAGCTTTAAGAGAGAGAATCCGTTGTTATCTCAAGtggatgaattattagaatatATCGATGTATTCCCTCTGAAAACCCTTTATGAACTATACACAAAAAGGCAGGAAAGCAGCAATGACCAGGTGCAACAGAATAGTaacaaaaagaaagaaCAGGTCGGTAATACTTCCACTTTAGAAAGACTAATCAATATCTTAGACTTCGAGAAATCTATGACCACAGTACATTCAAGCAACAACCAACAACATAAAATACTTTCCAATCAACTTAATAAAATCTTGGAAACAGAACCAGCATCATATGAACTAGCTCGTCAAAGGGCCAAAGAAATTACACCAGTAATAGAGTATATCTCCACGTGTAGAGATCACCAACACTCCTCGATATTGGCATCCACAGTCTACATAGTAAATAACAAAATTGTTTCTATGCAATGGTCTAAATTATCCAAgtatgaaattgaaaatccACAATTCATGGCATGTTTGAAGTCCAAGATTCATTATGTCCCTAATTTGAAACCTCAAACTGATCTTACATTGGGAGATTGTTCATATTTAGATACCTGTCACAAATTAGGTTCTTGTAgatatcttcattatctgcAATATATTCCAGAGTTCCTTACTGATGAAGTAACCAGAGAAACTCATGCCAAAAacattaaaattaaatcagAAAGTCTAAAGATTCCGTTTTATACTCATGGAAATTGTTCCTCATTAGTAATAAAGGAACAGGCACCACCACAATGGATTAGATGTGACGTAAGAAAATTTGACTTCAATATTATTGGTAAGTTTTCCGTTGTCATTGCAGATCCTGCATGGAATATCCATATGAATTTACCCTACGGGACATGTaatgatattgaattattacaaCTTCCCTTGAACCATTTGCAAGATGAAGGCATATTGTTTTTGTGGGTCACTGGGAGAGCCATCGAATTAGGGAAGGAGTCCCTAGCAAACTGGGGGTATAAAGTTATAAATGAACTTTCCTGGATCAAAACAAACCAACTGGGAAGAACCATTGTTACTGGGAGAACGGGACATTGGTTAAACCATTCTAAAGAACATCTATTGTTGGGGGTTAAGGGGGATCCACAGTGGATCAACAAACATATAGATATTGATCTAATAGTTTCCACCACCAGAGAGACAAGTAGAAAACCTGATGAATTATATGGAATCATAGAAAGATTAGTGGGGCCTCATGCTAGgaaattggaaatcttTGGGAGGGATCATAACATTAGACCGGGATGGCTAACCATTGGTAACCAACTTTCTGGAACATGTATTCATGAAATGGATGTCAAGCGGAAATATGATAAGTTCATAGCTTCTAATAAAAATCCGAACAAATGGCACAAGAAGGATATGAACGGGATTAAGTCAGGGAATCAAAAGAAGTTTCAATCACAAATATCAACGTTCTAAGGTCGAATTTCAAAGTCAataaatatgaatttgaataaatgaaaattgCGACGAACGACCTAACACAACCTCACCTAATACACTAATGATTGCCCATTTTGCTTCATATAATGGTGTAGAAAATGTTTACCTTTAGCTATCAACTTAAAAGATTGTGAAATCACTACTCTTTTCTCAAATTGAATCGTGTTAAAAAATACATCAAAAATAAGAACATACGCGGTGTACGGGTGGTAGCCCGTCACGCGTCACAATTTGATATATGCTATCCAAATTCCGTAAGCAGGCTACctattcaagaaatataAGAAGTAACAGTTATTGCTTAGACGTAACAAACACTTGAAAACTAATTACAACTCCAAAGGAATGACTGTGTCACTAATTTCTGTAGTGGAGCTACAAAAGTTGTTCCAAAGagatttctttttctcaTGATAGTAATGATAGAATTAGATTGACAATGCTGAAGGCCATGCTTAAGTATAAAGTTGTAATAGCTGTACTTTATAGTGCTTTTTCTAAGAACACGACATTCACGTGACCGGGGACCAATCATTTTGTGACGCGAAAGGAAATCCGGGTTTATCGATAgagtgaaaaatataaaataaaatttaataagGGGAAATCTATTGAAAACATAATATAATAGGTTTCGAATTACCTCGGCCTTAATACATTACAATACAGTTTATCGTTTTACCCTTACTGTCAAACAAGGTATCCAAATACATATAAGATCAAATTTACAATTTAGTATGCTTAGAACAAGTCTAATAAGAAGATACGCTACATTACCACCAAATGCTTTGAAACCAGCTTTCGGTGCACCAAACAAAGCTGCTGCAAAGGCGTTCAGAGACTCAATAGAGGCTACTGAAAACCATGCTAAAGATACCTCGAAATTATGGATGAAGATTACCATGTGGGTTGCTGTCCCTGCTATCCTTTTAACTGGGGTCAATACATGGTTTGTCGAAAAGGAACATTACGAACATAGAAAGCATTTGGAACATGTTCCAGATTCTGAATGGCCAAAGGATTACGAATTCCAAAATATGAGACAAAAGCCATATTTTTGGGGTGATGGTGATAAGACTTTGTTCTGGAACCCTGTCGTTAATAGACACATAAACCATGATGATGACTAAGTGATTTCATATGGACCTTAAGatccattatttatttaaaaataatatcatacataaatatatattcgGGAATataaaatgaaaacaaaattgaaattgaaattgaaattgaataatacaaataagatagaattaattatatttataaattcGTCCTTTTACAATGCAGAAAATAggaataaattatttgttgcAGCGATGGCAATACTATTCTCCTTTGGATGCCATGAGAAATGTAATATGCTTTTCTTAAAATCAATGTCATCACCCCattctttatttcttgCCGATCTTTGTGCTAGAGAACCATACCTTTTATTCCTAAAAGCTGTCTTATTTGCTTGTAATAcaatttcatccaattcGTTCCCCCCTTCATGGTGTGGATCGGTTAATTCAGGTGGAGTAACGGCATTCCCTACTTCAATTCCCACATCATCTGTAATCAGATTACCACCAGTCACATCATGTGTACCATTGAAATCTTTGACTATTCCATGGACGTCCATGTCATGTTTTATGGTTGCATTTGGATATATCATAAAGTTGTTGTTATATGAACCGGTCATTAACGTTGAACTATCACCACTAAACTGTACTTCGAATCTATCAAATATGGCATCATTCTCATAAGTATCACTCAAACGGTCCTTTAATTGTTCATGTACGTTAATAGTCTTCAAAGGCTTATTATCCATATTGATGTCCCAAAGTTTAATCGTTAGGTAATCTCTCGTGGCAATATATCGTCCATTGGGACTAAATTTAACATCTGATATCGAAGAGGTAATTTCCGTGAAAAAATTGTGATTGATTGGATCagtatattcttcaaatactTTTGCATTATTATCATGACATAAAGCATTTTGCCTCATATCACACAATTTTACTATCCCCTTTGATGATGCGAacataaataaattacaaTCTTGTGGATGATTCTCAGCACATGTTATTACCTCTGTAAGTTCTTCCATATCGATAGGTTTAATATCTACTATATTAAAACTTTGATCAGGTACATCTAAATTCCATAAATTGATCCTTAAATCATCGGCACTGATGAATGTCTCCTGATCAGAATTTGGagatattgaattaataTGATAAGTATGTGCATTAGCATACACTCTTTTCGGTGTCGCAGCAATGATCTTATCATGTGGAACCAATTGTGGCAATTTTAGATCcgataatgataatatgGCTTGCATGGATGAACTTGACCCATTTGAATTCTTCCTCACAATTTGATCAGATAAATTATTCTCACTAACCATCATAATATTCTTCTCATAAACCTTCCATAGTTTAATTGTTTTATCATTAGTACTTAGTAAGAAATGAGCTCTTTGCGCCGGTTTCAGCcatttgatttgattaattttctcttcaatctctaaagatttcaaataatcaaattcaGCATCATGACTTTGAAACTCAGTCATAAATTTATATTCACAATTCTTTGCcattttatttctttcaaataaaacaaCACGGCCACCTTTATCACCTGTTGCAAAATAATCACCAGAATGATCAAATTCTACCGCAGTTATAACATCAGCCTCTGTGGTGATTATATCAGATTTATCACCAAAACATTGACTAAACTTGAAGTCGAAGTTCTCTATTGGTTGTGGCATTATCACTTCTCCGTCGTAGATAAAAATTTGTAACAGTAGTACCCTTTATTCACTTTGGATGAagtttttaaaaatattggaacTAAATAagttttttatttcaatgGGACAAAAACTTCTTACAATATGTCTTCAGGGAGAATAGTAATGTGTCTTGGGATGAACAATTGATGTAGTTAAACGTCGTCATGTGCGTTGGATCTCATGAATTATCATAATGTGCTATCCTTTAAAAATTGGTATTTTTTTGAGGGGGCCAAACATTGCAGGGTAATGGAGTGTCATATTACATAATCTGTAactaaaataaatatatttctaTAGAATAAAATCTTAAATTTAGTTGACTTgattttgtttaatttaattaatatttaatataatttaattagAGAGACGAGGAGAGGACTTATAAAGCCTTCTTAGCAGCATCAGCTGGAGAAACCTTGTTATCTCTGTTGAATCTTGGTCTTTGTGGAGGAGCTCTGATCTTTCTGTTTTCTCTAGATCTAACTCTGACAATTCTAGCGTGAATAGCACAAGAGACACAGTAGTGCAACTTGTTGTAGGTCTTTGGTAGAGCGTATTCAGCGTAGACGGAAGCTTCAGACAAATCTCTAACAGCGGCAGCTTCGACAATGTTTCTGATAGCCATTCTCTTGATAGCCTTATCCTTTGGAATAGACTTGGAACAGTTAACACATCTAACTGGCTTGACGTGACCTCTACCCTTCTTGTTTCTACCGTTGGAAGCTCTCTTCTTTGGCATATTGACTAACtgtggaaaaaaaattaagaattACAATTCATTGTTAGTAAATCATGTAAAAAGTAGGGAATACGTTCGGATGACTACATTACTGTGATTGGTGCTTCAACACATAATATGTTTGTTCCACAATTATTTTTCTGcttaaatattcattattttcaaactGGTTTATGGCTTTGTGTCGGTATGGTTCATTCCTGCGGTTGTGTGTATCTAATTCTCCATCCTGTAATCATCCCATGGTATAGGCGGTTCACATACTAATTAAAGACTATGGTTCTTTTTTCCCTAATAACTAAGCAATTACCagttaataataacagTAACACTAATAATATGGATATGAAATTTGTATCTAAGGTTGCCAGCAAGAAACTCACTGGGTGTGCTCTCACAGACTGAATCTTCGCTTAGTTGAGCCCAGCGGGGTTTCCAGCCTAAATTGCGTGCGTTTCCTCTGgctgaaaaatttggaaatttggaaatttggaaaatgaaaatagaatatttaatttagaTGGTTGGGTGTAGAAGGATGCACGGGTGCAGACAGTCACAACTTGGGTTTGTATCTCAGCTAACAGAGAGGGCCAGATTATGTGAGTGTCGTATGTTTGTTTAGTTTGAGAGTTatatgaataaataatttatacCGTTAAAAAAGTAATACAGAGAAAGAGGTGGATAGTAAGACAAAGGCTGCATAATCCATTAATGACTATGTCCATCCTCATTAGGAACACCGACTGGGTTCAACTTGTACACGGAACCACATTCCCAACATCTTGCGACATGTTCGACAGTGGGTTTCAACCACATAATAGTATGAGACCCTGCTGGAGAACCTGTACAACCAACGTATCTGAAATCATCATAGGAGTCAATGATAATTGGATCCTTCATGGTACCAGTTCTTGAGGAATCCAATGGTTTCGTATCGAAGATATCTATACCTTCTAACTTACCTAACAATTCCAATCTAGCTAAACCGGTAGCTTGATCCAAATCAGTTGGAACTTCTCCCTTCTTGGCACCTTGACCAATTAAACTTTCTGGTCCATTAACTTCAGCTAAATTTTGAGCTGTCTTAACGGTAACATCCTTCTTTTGAGCCTGTTGTAAAATAATTCTTGATATGGAAAAGGTTCTGGTTGCTGGCCTTATCATTCTGGCAACACTTGCTGGACGTAAAGCTAACATATTCTTTAATGGGTTCTATTGTAATATATTATCGTTAGTAAGGTTGAATAACCGATATAACCGTGTTTGGATTCCTTCAAGTAGTGGGAAGATAGGAACCAGCTCCAATGCCATAAACACAAACATGTTGGATACCATGTCTCTCGAGTGCTAGTCTAAAAAGACCG is a genomic window containing:
- the IME4 gene encoding mRNA (N6-adenosine)-methyltransferase (ancestral locus Anc_8.152), encoding MTHNSTMNLPLVQFLMENDAELLKVPLSGHLRDIYSIYLIQMENNHIEPPTHEQLISFEEFVNDLKFISEVAPGSLSFKRENPLLSQVDELLEYIDVFPLKTLYELYTKRQESSNDQVQQNSNKKKEQVGNTSTLERLINILDFEKSMTTVHSSNNQQHKILSNQLNKILETEPASYELARQRAKEITPVIEYISTCRDHQHSSILASTVYIVNNKIVSMQWSKLSKYEIENPQFMACLKSKIHYVPNLKPQTDLTLGDCSYLDTCHKLGSCRYLHYLQYIPEFLTDEVTRETHAKNIKIKSESLKIPFYTHGNCSSLVIKEQAPPQWIRCDVRKFDFNIIGKFSVVIADPAWNIHMNLPYGTCNDIELLQLPLNHLQDEGILFLWVTGRAIELGKESLANWGYKVINELSWIKTNQLGRTIVTGRTGHWLNHSKEHLLLGVKGDPQWINKHIDIDLIVSTTRETSRKPDELYGIIERLVGPHARKLEIFGRDHNIRPGWLTIGNQLSGTCIHEMDVKRKYDKFIASNKNPNKWHKKDMNGIKSGNQKKFQSQISTF
- the COX4 gene encoding cytochrome c oxidase subunit IV (ancestral locus Anc_8.148); the protein is MLALRPASVARMIRPATRTFSISRIILQQAQKKDVTVKTAQNLAEVNGPESLIGQGAKKGEVPTDLDQATGLARLELLGKLEGIDIFDTKPLDSSRTGTMKDPIIIDSYDDFRYVGCTGSPAGSHTIMWLKPTVEHVARCWECGSVYKLNPVGVPNEDGHSH
- the CDC55 gene encoding protein phosphatase 2A regulatory subunit CDC55 (ancestral locus Anc_8.150) — translated: MPQPIENFDFKFSQCFGDKSDIITTEADVITAVEFDHSGDYFATGDKGGRVVLFERNKMAKNCEYKFMTEFQSHDAEFDYLKSLEIEEKINQIKWLKPAQRAHFLLSTNDKTIKLWKVYEKNIMMVSENNLSDQIVRKNSNGSSSSMQAILSLSDLKLPQLVPHDKIIAATPKRVYANAHTYHINSISPNSDQETFISADDLRINLWNLDVPDQSFNIVDIKPIDMEELTEVITCAENHPQDCNLFMFASSKGIVKLCDMRQNALCHDNNAKVFEEYTDPINHNFFTEITSSISDVKFSPNGRYIATRDYLTIKLWDINMDNKPLKTINVHEQLKDRLSDTYENDAIFDRFEVQFSGDSSTLMTGSYNNNFMIYPNATIKHDMDVHGIVKDFNGTHDVTGGNLITDDVGIEVGNAVTPPELTDPHHEGGNELDEIVLQANKTAFRNKRYGSLAQRSARNKEWGDDIDFKKSILHFSWHPKENSIAIAATNNLFLFSAL
- the COX13 gene encoding cytochrome c oxidase subunit VIa (ancestral locus Anc_8.151), with product MLRTSLIRRYATLPPNALKPAFGAPNKAAAKAFRDSIEATENHAKDTSKLWMKITMWVAVPAILLTGVNTWFVEKEHYEHRKHLEHVPDSEWPKDYEFQNMRQKPYFWGDGDKTLFWNPVVNRHINHDDD
- the HOS2 gene encoding histone deacetylase HOS2 (ancestral locus Anc_8.153), with protein sequence MSSTFAYDSKTKKEQPQFEYEFGSSYTPRVSYHFNPKVSNYHYGVRHPMKPFRLMLTDHLVSSYGLHKIMDLYETREATREEMSQFHSQDYIEFLSKVTPENLSKMPRGTLEKFNIGDDCPIFQNIYDYSTLYTGASLDASRKLINDQSDIAINWSGGLHHAKKNNPSGFCYVNDIVLSILNLLRYHPRVLYIDIDLHHGDGVQEAFYTTDRVFTISFHKFNGEFFPGTGDFDEIGCAKGKHFAMNVPLEDGIDDDSYINLFKSIIDPLITAYKPTVIIQQCGADSLGHDRLGCFNLNIKAHGECVKFVKSFGIPMLVVGGGGYTPRNVSRLWTYETGVLNNVLLPSEIPEEIPFRDSFGPDYSLYPVLDDLYENKNSKKFLEDIRIRSLENIKYLQGAPSVRMDAELIPTQDITGLTQEEEEILNELNQDDAEWRLAKIEKENNRISEIM